The DNA region ATGCCAAGTGGATATGTGCCAAGGCTAGAGTATTTTTCTCTTTTTGCTACGCCTGCAATAAATTTATTTGTAATGAGTGCCGAGCCTATTTTGAATAACAATAGACGAAGCGAATATAGAATTTTTCTAGATCGCTCAAATATCGATGCTTATGAAATCGTTTCAATCAATAAAGTGGTCGCCCATAGCAGTAATAATGAAAAAAGGATGTTAAAAAACTATAAAAGTTTTGAGAGATTCGAATTTTTAAATGATGAGCGAGCAAAAGATTATTATTTTGTCAGCAATAAAACAGATATAAAACTAAACTCTTATAAAGAAATTTCCTTTTTTAAAAGTGACTCTAAAGATCAAACCATTAGCATAGATGCACTTTGTTGCAATGGTGATTTGCCTCGTAAACTAAAACTTGGTGAGATAGATAGAGTGTTATCCCATCAAGGCGTAACAACTAAAAATTTAACCATTCCAACTAGTGTAAAGCGAGTAAAAATAGATGGAAATCTTCTTTGGAAACTAGTTAGCATATTATCTTTTAGCTATCAAAGTATACTAGAGAAGAGCTCTTTTTTAGCACTTCTTAATACCTTTAGCGCGTCAGATGATGAGTTTTTTAAAAAATTTGCTAACTCGCTTTATGATATAAAAACAAAGCAAATTTATAGAGTTGATCAAGGCTTTGCAAAAAGAGGGTTGCTCTGCATATTCTATATAGATGAAAGTGAATTTGAGAGTATTGGAAATGTCTATGCTTTAGGTATAAATTTGGCTAAATTTTTATCAAAATTTGCTTCAATTAATTCATTTTGCGAGTTTAAAATAAAGTGTATAAAGAGTAAAATTTTGCTTAATTATGACTTTTTAGGTGGTACAAAAAAATTAATATGAACAAAGAACTAAATCAAGCTTCTTTTTTTAAATTAGTAAAGAACTGCCTAAAACATCACGATAGAAGAGATATTTTTTTAAAAAATAGCCCAAGTTTTGCCTATCCGATTAATGAGCTTGAGAGCTTAAATAAAGAGGATGCAATAAAAATCGTCGTAAATTTTATGGGTCTTTTGGGAAGTGGCTCGCATCTTACAAGTTATATTTTGGAGAAGATTTCAAAGAGTAACGATAATAATTTTGAGAAATTTTTTGATTTTTTTGACAATTACTTGCTTTGGCTTTTCTTTGATAGCATTAGCCTAAAAAATTATGCAAGATCCTTTGAAAAAGAGCTTGATGATAAAATTTCAAAGATTTTATTGGATATATTAAACATAAGCAATAAAAAATTAGCAAAAAAATTCTTACCATTTTCTCCGCTTATCATTAGCCAAAGAAGGCCTAAAAGAGAGATTGAGTTTGCCTTGCAGCGTCATTTTAATTTAAAAAATAAACTATTTTTGCTAGAAAATCTACCAAATCAAATTTTCATAGCGCCTTCAAATTTAAATTCGCTTGGTATCAAAAATAGGACTTTGGGCAGAAATTTTATACTTGGTAAAAAGCTTTTTGAGAAACAAACTAAGATAGCAGTTTATATAAATGGCATAGATTATGAAGAAGCTATTGATTTTTTCCCAAAGAGAAGAAAATTTAAAGAGCTTCAAGATACTCTTATTTTTTTTACAAACAATGAATTTGTTGCCGATTTATACATAAAAATAAACTATTCTCCAAAGATGCAATTAAAGCTTGGGACAGATGAAAATTATAGTAAAATAGGCCTTGGTGCAAGGCTCAAAAGTAATAAAAATATGTCAAATTTTATAAAATTTAGGCTTTGCTCTT from Campylobacter concisus includes:
- the tssF gene encoding type VI secretion system baseplate subunit TssF; amino-acid sequence: MDYNENNLAYFQKEMAYLDETRALFIKNFPKVAPFLDTKSKDPDVESIIENMAILTSRIRQELDENIPLIAESLVNILMPSYTNPFPSVCMQEFALRDDFSGTKEFIPKGSIVESKQINGITCKFQTIFDINLLPLKITKAFMSNNKSDYLLNLNISVTKDELSTKELDIDFLNLYLGDNVYFSSTLLMWLKNYLKFITISFEDSDQEIKLSPDKLSLDEFDERLIKSDEFGFEAFELLKELSFFPSKLNFVRLNGLSFLKNFSTKSFNIKFIFSKDMPSGYVPRLEYFSLFATPAINLFVMSAEPILNNNRRSEYRIFLDRSNIDAYEIVSINKVVAHSSNNEKRMLKNYKSFERFEFLNDERAKDYYFVSNKTDIKLNSYKEISFFKSDSKDQTISIDALCCNGDLPRKLKLGEIDRVLSHQGVTTKNLTIPTSVKRVKIDGNLLWKLVSILSFSYQSILEKSSFLALLNTFSASDDEFFKKFANSLYDIKTKQIYRVDQGFAKRGLLCIFYIDESEFESIGNVYALGINLAKFLSKFASINSFCEFKIKCIKSKILLNYDFLGGTKKLI
- a CDS encoding type VI secretion system baseplate subunit TssG; translated protein: MNKELNQASFFKLVKNCLKHHDRRDIFLKNSPSFAYPINELESLNKEDAIKIVVNFMGLLGSGSHLTSYILEKISKSNDNNFEKFFDFFDNYLLWLFFDSISLKNYARSFEKELDDKISKILLDILNISNKKLAKKFLPFSPLIISQRRPKREIEFALQRHFNLKNKLFLLENLPNQIFIAPSNLNSLGIKNRTLGRNFILGKKLFEKQTKIAVYINGIDYEEAIDFFPKRRKFKELQDTLIFFTNNEFVADLYIKINYSPKMQLKLGTDENYSKIGLGARLKSNKNMSNFIKFRLCS